The following is a genomic window from Oncorhynchus masou masou isolate Uvic2021 chromosome 6, UVic_Omas_1.1, whole genome shotgun sequence.
CCATGCAGCTCCACATTGCAGCAGCTAATGGCTACGTCCAGGGTGCAGAGCTGCTGCTGGAGGGAGGGGCTAGGATGGACCTGAGAGACACTGACGGATGGCAGCCGCTCCACGCCGCAGCCTGCTGGGGTCAGGTGaggtaacaaacacacacacacacacacaacacacacacacacacacacacacaggggagcaTGGACACACGAGGAGTGGACAGAAATGTACACGGGCACACGGGCACACGTACACGGGCTCAGGCACACAAGGGCAAACAcagacgcagacacacacagatgcatacaaatgaacacaaacacacacactctctgaatGTGATTGTGGATGGCCATGTAAATACTCATAGATACTCTCCATTGTTCCAGATGCATGTAGCAGAGCTGTTGGTTTCTCACGGTGCCAGTCTCAATGCCAAGACCTACCTAGAGGAGACACCCATTGGTAAGTCGGCCCTATAGAGATCAAAACTTTAGAGAACCTTATGACCTCTCTGTTGTTCTATCTCTGTGGTCTGCCCCGACCGGCAGTTTATCATGAGAACGATGATGCTATACTGTGTAAGTGATCACTGTACTAGGGTCTAAAACCCAATAGGAACCCCACACAGCCACCCCAGAGCAGAAGTTGTGGATTGTTGTGTTTTGGTTTATGTGTGAGCTCTGACTGCTGACCTTTCTGTGACCTGTAGACCTGTGCGAGGACGAGGAGTTCCGTGCCATCCTGTTGGACCTGAAACACAAACACGATATTATCATGAAGTCTCAGCTCAAACACAAGACCTCCCTGTGTAGGAGGACATCCAGCGCAGGCAGCCGTGGGTACGTACTGACCCCTGCTGGACAGAGAGGAAAACTGCACactagttgttgttttttttctcactATTTTCTTCTGCAGTGGGTGCTGTTCAATGGCGAGCCACAACACAAGGGATGGGCTGTTTTTGTTACAGCCTAGCACTAACACACAATTGAACTAATAGTGGCATTTTCttattagttgaatcaggtgtgttagtgctgggaaTCCCAGTTACTAGCCTGGGATAAAACTAAAGTGTGCCAGGATTAGGACAAAGAAACCATGACCTCTGAACTAATTCCTGGacccccttctcctcttctctgtatAGGAAAGTGGTGCGGCGGGCCAGCCTGTCTGACAGACACAACCTTCGTGTGAAGGAATACGAGACCGAGGCCATcgtgtggagaggtgggagggaaggagggagggaggagcaggagaaagagaaggaggcaGACCAGGAGAACAGCCATCTGATCAATACGACTGTTACTATGGTTAGTATGGAGGAATGTTTCTCCTATCACAAATGCAAATCATATTTGTGTGTGTAAACAAGACCATGCAGCTTATCATTTGACAAAGTAATGACCAGCCTCTAGTCTAGTTAGTCAACTAGCCGTCTATTTCATTTGTGGAGGAAATCAGAGTAAAGATTTGTTACAGTAATTGATAGCAGTAGTTGGTAACAGTGTTGAGTAACCGTTAGTAACCGTAATCTTAATGTTCTCTGTCTCCCAGGTGATTCCGGTGAAGCCAGCAGCGGAGAGGCCCAAGCTCCAGAAAATTCTAAAAGATCCTAGTGGCATCATCAAACAAAACGGCATCATCTCCACGACGACATCTACGCCCGCTCCCAGTCAGTCGCCGGCCACCAATGGTGAGGCTCCATCCCCTGACATGAAGAGTATGACGTCCATTCCACTGCCCGAGGACTCTTCCTCCTTGCCCAGGGAGCGTGCTCAGACACtatcagaactgaaaaagcagaGGTCGGCTGCCAAGCTGCTCAACCACCCTCTCCTTAACGGTCACCTTGGAAACGGCTCCACAGACACCGCCGAGCCCCAGAGCCCTGTGGACTCCCGCATGCCGCTGGTCTCCTCAAATGGCAGCGCAGTTTACTACACCCCGGCCAGCGGGGACCCACCCATCCTCAAACTGAAACAGCCAATAGATGATGAGGAACTAAAGGGGCACAGCTGCTGCTGTGTCTCCTAGGGAGGGGTGGAGGTCACCCCAAGACACTGATTTAAGGTCAGGTTTACTATGTTCTCCTCCAAtgcattaaggttagggttcgagGAGGGTAAACTGATCGTAGATCTGTGTCAAAGGGTAACTTCTTCCCGGATAGTGTGTACCAGAGCAGGATGGTCATGTGACTGAAGCAGGAAGAGATTGCACAGCCGGACACCAAAATGCAGAGCCAAGGTCCAAGAATGCAATAGGAGTGGAGCTGGTTCAGCCAGGTGATTGGTTACCTGCCCCTACTCCCTAGTTTTCCTACCCACTGCTGTTTCAACTCCTGGCCACACCAGTATGGAGGATAGGATAACCTTAGAGAAATCGAGTAAAAAATGACTTGGGGAAGAGCCAAACGGTGATAGCTTGTGGTCGATTGACAGGGCAAGTATGTGGTGGACACTGTTGAACTCCCTATGGAGTGGGTGGCTGAGATGGTCCATAGACCATAAGAGTATGGAGGATTCCCCTACCCCCCCGGAGAACGGGCATGCCACTGTGGTAGATTGTGGTGTATGTAGATGGTAAGGAAGTGGAACGAGATGGCCCTTATCCCCTATGAGGAGAGAACTctggtgccctataaagggatgGATGCCTAGGCAGCGTGCTCTCCCATGTTAAGCGTATGTGGTGTCTTACTTTTGACTGAATCACTGTTTTCAAACCACATTCTTACTTTATCCACTGTTTCTGAAACTTGTTTGAGGAAAAAATACTCCAACATATCAGAATACACTCTCTGTGTTAATACTGAAACAAAGAGGGATACTCTTTCTTAAGACGTATTCTTGTTCAAATGCTGACTATTTCAGAAAAGGGAAGGAATGGTTTATacctgggtggcaggtagcctagcggctagcgcgttggaccagtaactgaaaggctgctggtttgaatccccgagccaacaaggtgaaaaaaatctctcgatgtgcccttgagcaaagcacttaaccctaattgcccctgtaagttgctctggataaaagcgtcttctacatgactaaaatgtaaataacaaAACAGAACAGTATTACAGTCAACGATCTATCTGCTCCTGTGAAGAAGGAGGATTGGAGCACTGCACTATACACATTTGAAACAATGCAGCATTAAACTCATCATCCGTCCAGATCCGAACTTGCATCGATAAAGGTGGTAAAAAGGTGTTTGATATGCCCATGTCTTTTTGCTTATTTGTAGGTAATTTAAGCAAAAATAATTGCTTGaaaatacagtgcattaggaaagtattcagaccccttgacttattccacattttgttaagttacagactTATtgaaaaatcctcatcaatctacacacaataccccataatgacaaagtgaaaacagttttttttaatgtttccattgatcatccttgagatgtttctacaacttgattggagtccacctatggtaaattcaattggacatgatttggaaaggcagacacctgtctataaggtcccacagttcacagtgcacgtcagagcaaaaaccaagccatgaggtcaaaggaattgtccgtagagctccgagacaggattgtgtcgaggcacagatctggagaaatgtaccaaaaaaatgtctgcagcattgaaagtccccaagaacacagtggcgtccatcactcttaaatggaagcagtttggaactaccaagactctttctagagctggccgctcagccaaactgagcaatcgggggagaaaggccttggtcagaaaggtgaccaagaacccaatggtcactctgacagtgctccagagttcttccctggagatgggagaaccttccagaaggacaaccatctctgcagcactccaccaatcaggcctttatggtagtggcttGACGGAAGCCACtgctctgtaaaaggcacatgacagcccgcttagagtttgccaaaagagattgaactctttggccggaATGCCAATCGTTATGACTGGAGAAAACctggatgtttttcagggactgggagactagtcaggatcgagggaaagatgaacggagcaaagtacagcgagatccttaatgaaaacatGCACCAGAGCGaacatcagactgggacaaaggttcaccttgtaacaggacaacgatcctgcgcacacagccaagacaatgctggagtggcttcgggacaagtctcgaatgtccttgagtggcccagctagagcccagaCGTGAACCCGATCGTACATCTCTggacagacctgaaaatagctgtgcagtgacgctccccatccaacaagacagagcttgagaggatctgtagagaagaatgggagaaactccccaaatacaggtgtgccatgcttgtagcgtcatacccaagaagacttgaggctgtaattgctgctgaaggtacttcaacaaagtactgggtctgaatacttatgtaaatgtgatatttctgggggggttttagcaaaaaaaaatgtaataaaatgtttttgctttgttattatggggtattgtgtgtagattgattgtaGGAAAAACACTATTTAATTtgttttagaataagtctgtaacgtaacaatgtggaaaaggtaaaggggtctgaatactttccgaatgcaccgtatgtaCCGTTTCCAGCTTTTTATTTATGAAGAATAATTTTATGAAAAGGATATGGTTTGCAAATTCCTACagtgtatttattttctttttaTAGCTATGGAAAGTGAATGCAGTATATCTTCCTTTCCTGAGAagcactgatcctagatctgtttgtGATGTCTTGCCAGCTTCATTGCTGCCATTGACATGGAGTAGGCAAAACAGTACAAACAGATCTTGAACCAGGCTAGAAGCACTGCACCTTCTAGAATGGAAATGTTCCTTTGAAGTTGACAAGATGAggttattgtccagtcatatgtaGCTTGTgtataacctggtcccagatctatgtGTGTGCTGTATTGCCAACTCAATAAAATAGGATTTGGCAGGAAAGAGAACAAACAGGTCTGAGTCTAGGCATATTCCACCCAGGCTCAGTTAAAGTGCTTGAAAACTAAGAGACTTGGCAAAGCAAAGTATAACACTTGCTTATTACCATTACATGCATATTAACTCAGAAAATGTATGGTATCTGACATGATGTAGCCCACTGTGTATTATTTTTtagattgtgtgtttgtgttccaaGTTCCAACACTGGAAGCACCTACCTACTTAACAATGAAAAGTAGGATTGTAAGAAGTAGTTAACGAGGCTGGTTCATCTGTGTTATTGTCATTTAACCTGTGGATACATACACTATAAAGTAGTAGTAGACAATTGTCTGCTACCCTCAGAtttgtagtagtactgtagtaatactacagtgtagtagcagtagtagtaccagctacccccccccccccccccaaattgtGCCCCTATGGGTGCCAAGTAGTCTTCCAA
Proteins encoded in this region:
- the LOC135542325 gene encoding protein phosphatase 1 regulatory inhibitor subunit 16B-like, with amino-acid sequence MANHLELLNELQQLDKVPSLERLRAAQKRRTQQLKRWAVYEKEMQNKKRKADKRRNTNHAAAMEAKRHVSFAANVALLEASARNDPDEVRYLLKNNVSPDLCNEDGLTALHQCCIDNYEEMVKILLNRSASVNAQDNELWTPLHAAATCGHAGLVKVLIQHGADLLAVNSDGNMPYDLCEDDPTLDIIETAMANRGITQEMINETRASVERRMMGEIQELLTAGEDVNRHDSQGATLLHIAAANGYVQGAELLLEGGARMDLRDTDGWQPLHAAACWGQMHVAELLVSHGASLNAKTYLEETPIDLCEDEEFRAILLDLKHKHDIIMKSQLKHKTSLCRRTSSAGSRGKVVRRASLSDRHNLRVKEYETEAIVWRGGREGGREEQEKEKEADQENSHLINTTVTMVIPVKPAAERPKLQKILKDPSGIIKQNGIISTTTSTPAPSQSPATNGEAPSPDMKSMTSIPLPEDSSSLPRERAQTLSELKKQRSAAKLLNHPLLNGHLGNGSTDTAEPQSPVDSRMPLVSSNGSAVYYTPASGDPPILKLKQPIDDEELKGHSCCCVS